A window from Salvia miltiorrhiza cultivar Shanhuang (shh) chromosome 2, IMPLAD_Smil_shh, whole genome shotgun sequence encodes these proteins:
- the LOC131008640 gene encoding uncharacterized protein LOC131008640, with amino-acid sequence MITTSSHCLTFSSNKTRTLNFATLHRHNTVGNICVAAAFSSFASAETPKWDCKTATQSSNGNPSNLATSKKSKEEEEGVEVDPETEVVLGERKVSCEVEVISWRERRIRAEISVNADVESVWSALTDYERLADFIPNLVRSGRIPCPYPGRIWLEQRGLQRALYWHIEARVVLDLQELVNSENNRELHFSMVDGDFKKFEGKWSVKSQKGSPTAILGYEVNVIPRFSFPAIFLERIIRSDLPVNLLALACRSESNFEGNHSVVSLDTLPSQALHLRGEETEVDTALNNKDASENIKKKFVKAAFGPLSPSTGELNSSWGIFGKSCPLDRPCLVDEVHLRRFDGLLENGGVHRCVIASITVKAPVREVWNILTAYESLPEIVPNLAISKVLSRESNKVRILQEGCKGILYMVLHARVILDLCEHFEQEIGFEQVEGDFDSFRGKWILEKLGSHHTLLKYSVESKMHKNSFLSEAIMEEVIYEDLPSNLCAIRDYMEKRETENNQEAVSDDCCAEGETAIANNCSSFNFSTEARGYDCISSSDRQRPKVPGLQRNIEVLKAELLNFISEHGQEGFMPMRKQLRKHGRVDIEKAITRMGGFRRIASLMDLSLAYKQRKPKGYWDNLENLQDEIKRFQRNWGMDPSYMPSRKCFERAGRYDIARALEKWGGLHEVSRLLSLKVRHPNRQSALSKERKAESAASHSVNEQEKIPTKAYVSQDTHEWLLKFKDFDINWVE; translated from the exons ATGATCACCACTTCATCACACTGTTTGACCTTCTCTTCCAATAAAACCCGCACACTGAATTTTGCTACATTGCATCGCCACAACACCGTAGGCAACATTTGTGTAGCCGCAGCATTCTCTTCATTTGCTAGCGCGGAGACGCCAAAATGGGACTGTAAGACTGCTACTCAATCTTCAAATGGGAACCCTAGTAATCTTGCAACCAGTAAGAAAAGCaaggaggaggaagaaggagTAGAAGTAGATCCAGAAACCGAGGTGGTtttaggagagagaaaggtgaGTTGTGAAGTGGAAGTCATATCTTGGAGGGAACGCAGAATCAGAGCTGAGATTTCAGTTAATGCTGATGTTGAATCCGTCTGGTCTGCTCTCACTGACTATGAAAGGCTTGCTGATTTCATCCCAAATCTTGTTAGaag TGGGAGGATTCCTTGTCCATATCCCGGGAGGATATGGTTGGAGCAGAGAGGGTTGCAGAGGGCACTATATTGGCATATAGAAGCTCGTGTCGTGTTGGATCTTCAAGAACTTGTCAACTCT GAGAATAACCGTGAACTTCACTTCTCTATGGTTGATGGTGATTTCAAGAAATTTGAAGGCAAATGGTCAGTGAAGTCTCAGAAAGG GTCGCCAACAGCGATCTTGGGTTATGAAGTTAATGTTATACCTAGGTTCAGCTTTCCGGCAATATTTCTGGAGCGGATTATCAGATCAGATCTTCCTGTAAATCTCCTAGCTTTAGCATGCCGATCTGAAAGCAACTTTGAAGGAAACCACAGTGTAGTCTCTTTGGACACATTACCTTCACAAGCACTTCACCTCAGAGGTGAGGAGACGGAAGTTGATACTGCACTGAACAACAAAGATGCTTCTGAAAATATCAAGAAAAAGTTTGTCAAAGCTGCTTTTGGTCCTTTGTCTCCTTCGACTGGAGAGTTGAATAGTAGTTGGGGAATCTTTGGCAAGTCTTGTCCACTTGACAGGCCGTGCTTGGTGGATGAAGTTCATCTCCGTAGATTTGATGGATTATTG GAAAATGGGGGTGTTCACAGATGCGTTATTGCCAGCATAACAGTAAAAGCTCCTGTTCGTGAAGTATGGAATATTCTCACAGCTTATGAAAGCCTTCCCGA GATAGTTCCTAATTTAGCTATCAGCAAGGTCTTATCCCGAGAAAGCAATAAAGTTCGCATTCTTCAG GAAGGATGCAAGGGTATATTGTATATGGTTCTCCATGCGCGTGTTATCCTCGATTTATGTGAGCATTTTGAACAAGAGATCGGATTTGAGCAGGTTGAAGGAGACTTTGATTCATTTCGAGGGAAATGGATCCTTGAGAAACTAGGCAGCCACCACACACTGTTGAAGTATTCAGTGGAgtcaaaaatgcataaaaactCCTTTCTTTCCGAAGCTATTATGGAAGAG GTCATTTACGAGGATCTCCCTTCAAACTTGTGTGCTATCCGAGATTACATGGAAAAAAGAGAAACTGAAAATAATCAGGAGGCTGTCAGTGATGACTGTTGTGCCGAGGGAGAGACAGCTATAGCAAACAACTGCAGCTCCTTCAATTTTAGTACAGAGGCCAGGGGTTATGATTGCATCTCAAGTTCAGACAGACAAAGGCCAAAGGTCCCTGGCTTGCAGAGAAACATCGAGGTTCTTAAAGCTGAGCTCTTAAACTTCATTTCTGAGCATGGACAGGAAGGATTCATGCCTATGAGAAAGCAACTACGGAAGCATGGGCGAGTGGATATTGAGAAGGCCATCACACGAATGGGTGGATTTAGGCGAATTGCATCATTGATGGATCTGTCCCTTGCATACAAACAACGTAAACCAAAAGGTTATTGGGATAATCTGGAAAATTTGCAAGATGAG ATTAAACGATTCCAAAGGAATTGGGGTATGGATCCATCATACATGCCCAGCAGAAAATGCTTTGAACGTGCAG GACGTTACGACATAGCACGTGCTCTGGAGAAATGGGGAGGGTTGCACGAGGTGTCCCGTCTGCTATCGCTCAAGGTAAGGCATCCTAACCGGCAAAGTGCCCTTTCCAAAGAGAGGAAGGCAGAGTCTGCGGCGTCCCACAGCGTAAATGAACAGGAGAAGATACCTACAAAAGCCTATGTTTCACAGGATACACATGAGTGGCTACTCAAATTCAAGGACTTTGACATAAACTGGGTAGAATGA